One window from the genome of Sphingomicrobium arenosum encodes:
- the hslU gene encoding ATP-dependent protease ATPase subunit HslU produces MNEHIPITKAQPLTPKAIVAALDEHIIGQKDAKKAVAVALRNRWRRQQLGPELRAEVTPKNILMIGPTGCGKTEISRRLAKLADAPFIKIEATKFTEVGYVGRDVEQIARDLVEEAVRLERDRRRRKVKRAAEEAALERLLDALTGNTASDATRASFAERFRDGSLDQAEVEIEVVEAPSSPFDVPGQGGIGMINLGDMMKRMGGQMPRKKRKLKVPAAYDRLVEEEADKRLDDDDVNRAALEDAEANGIVFLDEIDKIAVSDVRGGSVSREGVQRDLLPLIEGTTVATKYGPLKTDHILFIASGAFHVAKPSDMLPELQGRLPIRVELRALTKEDFVAILKDTRASLTDQYRALLGTEEVTVEFTDEGIEALARIAADVNESVENIGARRLQTVMERLLEDVSFEAEDRKGETVVVDAAFVETQLKDIAGDTDLSRYVL; encoded by the coding sequence ATGAACGAACATATCCCCATCACCAAGGCGCAGCCGCTGACCCCCAAGGCGATCGTGGCGGCGCTGGACGAGCATATCATCGGCCAGAAGGACGCCAAGAAAGCCGTGGCGGTAGCGCTTCGCAATCGCTGGCGGCGCCAGCAGCTGGGCCCCGAATTGCGCGCCGAGGTGACGCCCAAGAATATCCTGATGATCGGGCCGACGGGCTGCGGCAAGACCGAGATCTCGCGGCGGCTGGCGAAACTGGCCGATGCGCCCTTCATCAAGATCGAGGCGACCAAGTTCACCGAGGTCGGCTATGTCGGCCGCGACGTCGAGCAGATTGCCCGCGACCTCGTCGAGGAAGCGGTGCGGTTGGAGCGTGACCGGCGACGGCGCAAGGTCAAGCGCGCGGCCGAGGAAGCGGCGCTGGAGCGGCTCCTCGATGCGCTGACCGGCAATACGGCGAGCGATGCGACGCGGGCGAGCTTTGCCGAGCGCTTTCGCGACGGCAGCCTCGATCAGGCCGAAGTGGAGATCGAGGTGGTCGAGGCGCCCTCCTCGCCCTTCGACGTGCCCGGCCAGGGCGGCATCGGGATGATCAATCTTGGCGACATGATGAAGCGCATGGGCGGCCAGATGCCGAGGAAGAAGCGCAAGCTGAAAGTGCCCGCCGCCTATGACCGGCTGGTCGAGGAAGAGGCCGACAAGCGGCTCGACGACGACGATGTGAACCGTGCTGCGCTGGAGGATGCCGAGGCCAATGGCATCGTCTTCCTCGACGAGATCGACAAGATCGCGGTCAGCGACGTGCGCGGCGGGTCGGTCAGCCGCGAGGGCGTGCAGCGCGACCTGCTGCCGCTGATCGAGGGGACGACGGTGGCGACCAAATATGGGCCGCTGAAGACCGACCATATATTGTTCATCGCCTCGGGCGCCTTCCATGTCGCCAAGCCCAGCGACATGCTGCCCGAATTGCAGGGGCGCCTGCCGATCCGGGTCGAGCTCCGCGCGCTGACCAAGGAGGATTTCGTGGCGATCCTCAAGGATACGCGGGCGAGCCTGACCGACCAGTATCGCGCGCTGCTCGGCACCGAGGAGGTGACGGTGGAATTCACCGACGAGGGCATCGAGGCGCTGGCGCGCATTGCGGCGGACGTCAACGAGAGCGTCGAGAATATCGGCGCGCGGCGCCTGCAGACGGTGATGGAGCGACTGCTCGAGGACGTCAGCTTCGAGGCCGAGGATCGCAAGGGCGAGACGGTGGTGGTCGATGCCGCCTTCGTCGAGACGCAGCTGAAGGATATCGCGGGCGATACCGATTTGTCGCGTTACGTCCTCTAG
- a CDS encoding TIGR02117 family protein: MASRKRKKQRKSSSKHRWPRAIALVLLAPIAAYLGLALLGSLIPVNADWEEAETGIPIYLTDNGVHLDIVMPIEAAGVSWAPYFPGTDLAQPAWANAGHVMIGSGDRGVYTEAKDWGDLRASTAFGALFAGNRVMHVQYVDAPQRFAAAEIRLTPAQYRRLWQSVRASFDLSEDGWPQRLDTPGYWPSDAFYEGRGSFNAAMTCNQWVARQLRIAGVESSLWSPFSKGLPWRYRAPDAATD; encoded by the coding sequence TTGGCCAGCCGTAAGCGTAAAAAACAGCGCAAATCGAGCAGCAAGCATCGCTGGCCGCGTGCCATCGCACTCGTCCTCCTCGCCCCCATCGCCGCCTATCTCGGCCTCGCCCTCCTCGGCAGCCTCATCCCCGTCAACGCCGACTGGGAGGAAGCCGAAACGGGCATCCCTATCTATCTCACCGACAATGGCGTCCATCTCGACATCGTCATGCCGATCGAGGCCGCGGGCGTCAGCTGGGCACCCTATTTCCCCGGCACCGACCTCGCCCAGCCCGCATGGGCCAATGCCGGTCACGTCATGATCGGCTCGGGCGACCGCGGCGTCTATACCGAGGCCAAGGACTGGGGCGACCTCAGGGCAAGCACCGCCTTTGGCGCCCTCTTTGCGGGCAACCGCGTCATGCACGTCCAATATGTCGACGCCCCCCAGCGCTTCGCCGCCGCCGAAATCCGCCTCACGCCCGCGCAATATCGCCGCCTGTGGCAATCGGTCCGCGCCAGCTTCGACCTGTCCGAGGACGGCTGGCCCCAGCGGCTCGACACGCCGGGCTACTGGCCCTCCGACGCCTTTTACGAAGGCCGCGGCAGTTTCAACGCGGCGATGACCTGCAACCAGTGGGTCGCCCGCCAACTGCGCATCGCCGGGGTTGAAAGCTCGCTCTGGAGCCCCTTCTCCAAGGGCCTCCCCTGGCGCTACCGCGCGCCCGACGCCGCCACCGACTAG
- the hslV gene encoding ATP-dependent protease subunit HslV → MSDTPKFHGTTIIGIKRGGTTVVAGDGQVSLGNTVMKPNAIKVRRLGREGKVVGGFAGATADAFTLFERLEKKLEAHSGKLMRAAVELAKDWRTDKYLRNLEAMMIVADPDTMLIVTGNGDVLEPEGGIAAIGSGGNYALAAAKALSDYEQDAEKLARKAMQIAAEVCVFTNDNLTVETV, encoded by the coding sequence ATGAGCGATACACCCAAATTTCACGGCACCACCATCATCGGCATCAAGCGTGGCGGCACGACCGTCGTCGCGGGCGATGGGCAGGTGTCCTTAGGCAATACCGTCATGAAGCCCAATGCCATCAAGGTCCGCCGCCTCGGGCGCGAGGGCAAGGTGGTGGGGGGCTTTGCCGGCGCGACCGCCGATGCCTTCACCCTGTTCGAGCGGCTGGAGAAGAAGCTGGAAGCGCATAGTGGCAAGCTGATGCGCGCGGCGGTGGAGCTCGCCAAGGACTGGCGCACCGACAAATATCTTCGCAATCTCGAGGCGATGATGATCGTTGCCGATCCCGACACGATGCTGATCGTGACGGGTAACGGCGACGTGCTCGAGCCCGAGGGAGGGATCGCGGCGATCGGGTCGGGCGGCAATTATGCGCTCGCGGCGGCCAAGGCGCTGTCGGATTACGAACAGGATGCCGAGAAACTGGCGCGCAAGGCGATGCAGATCGCCGCCGAGGTGTGCGTCTTCACCAACGACAATCTGACGGTCGAGACGGTATAA
- the recN gene encoding DNA repair protein RecN, with amino-acid sequence MLSRLGIRDIVLVERLELDFAGGLTVLTGETGAGKSILLDALGLALGARADSALVRDGADKAEAVAEIELPPGHAALALLEEEEIEVEPGEPLILQRRLKADGGSSGRIAGNSVPAKIMRALGETMVEIHGQHADRGLLDARAHRGLLDAFGQVDLSAVEAAWRTLSALRKERADLAAQAEAAAADREWLDHAIAELDDLNPMAGEEEELAGMRQQMKDAARIEDDLSGIDPLLNGGEGALAQMRQAARAFQRVHEVHEGLAGALAAIDRAIIEADEAERLFAEARADLVHDPRALDEAEERLFALRGAARKHRVEVEGLARLREELHEKRSAIETGSERLAALEGEIVAAEAAYDEAADVVSGAREEAAARLDARVAEELAPLKLGDARFVTEVQPADPGPQGIDRVEFTISTNPGSPFGPLGKIASGGELSRFLLAIRVALAEVGGAGTIIFDEIDRGVGGAVASAIGERLARLAEKHQVLVVTHSPQVAARGQHHFRIAKASDGTVTRTSVELLRPDERREEIARMLSGAAVTDEARAAAAKLMEAA; translated from the coding sequence ATGCTCAGCCGGCTCGGCATCCGCGACATCGTGCTGGTCGAGCGGCTCGAGCTGGACTTTGCCGGCGGGCTGACCGTGCTCACCGGCGAGACTGGGGCGGGCAAGTCGATCCTCCTCGATGCGCTCGGACTGGCGCTCGGTGCGCGGGCCGATAGTGCGCTGGTGCGCGACGGCGCCGACAAGGCCGAGGCGGTGGCCGAGATCGAGCTGCCCCCCGGCCATGCCGCGCTCGCGCTGCTCGAGGAGGAAGAGATCGAGGTCGAGCCGGGCGAACCGCTGATCTTGCAGCGTCGCTTGAAAGCCGATGGCGGGTCGAGTGGCCGGATTGCCGGCAACAGCGTGCCCGCCAAGATCATGCGCGCACTGGGCGAGACGATGGTCGAGATCCACGGCCAGCATGCCGATCGCGGATTGCTCGATGCGCGCGCCCATCGCGGGCTGCTCGATGCGTTCGGGCAGGTGGACCTCAGCGCAGTCGAGGCGGCGTGGCGCACGCTGTCGGCATTGCGCAAGGAGCGCGCGGACCTTGCGGCGCAGGCCGAGGCCGCGGCGGCGGACCGCGAATGGCTCGATCATGCCATTGCCGAACTCGATGACTTGAACCCCATGGCGGGCGAGGAGGAAGAGCTCGCCGGGATGCGCCAGCAGATGAAGGATGCGGCGCGGATCGAGGATGATCTGTCGGGCATCGATCCCCTGTTGAACGGCGGCGAGGGCGCGCTGGCGCAGATGCGGCAGGCGGCGCGGGCGTTCCAGCGGGTGCATGAGGTGCATGAGGGGCTGGCGGGCGCGCTGGCGGCGATCGACCGCGCGATCATCGAGGCGGACGAGGCCGAGCGGCTGTTTGCCGAGGCACGCGCCGACCTCGTCCATGACCCGCGCGCGCTGGACGAGGCCGAGGAACGGTTGTTCGCATTGCGCGGCGCGGCGCGAAAGCATCGGGTCGAGGTCGAGGGGCTGGCACGGCTGCGCGAGGAATTGCACGAGAAGCGCTCGGCGATCGAGACCGGAAGCGAGCGACTGGCGGCGCTCGAGGGGGAGATCGTCGCGGCCGAGGCGGCCTATGACGAGGCGGCGGATGTCGTCTCGGGCGCGCGCGAGGAGGCGGCAGCGCGATTGGATGCGCGGGTGGCCGAGGAACTGGCGCCGCTGAAGCTCGGCGATGCGCGGTTCGTGACCGAGGTGCAGCCTGCCGATCCGGGGCCGCAGGGCATCGACAGGGTCGAATTCACGATCTCGACAAATCCGGGCTCGCCCTTCGGGCCCTTGGGCAAGATCGCGAGCGGCGGCGAATTGTCGCGCTTCCTGCTGGCGATCCGCGTGGCGCTGGCCGAGGTCGGCGGGGCGGGCACGATCATCTTCGACGAGATCGACCGCGGCGTGGGCGGCGCGGTGGCGAGCGCGATCGGCGAACGGCTGGCGCGGCTGGCGGAGAAGCATCAGGTGCTGGTGGTGACGCACAGCCCGCAGGTCGCGGCGCGGGGGCAGCATCATTTCCGCATCGCCAAGGCGAGCGATGGCACGGTGACGCGTACCTCGGTCGAACTGCTCAGGCCGGACGAGCGGCGCGAGGAAATCGCGCGGATGCTGTCGGGCGCGGCGGTGACCGACGAGGCGCGCGCGGCGGCGGCGAAATTGATGGAAGCGGCGTGA
- the secF gene encoding protein translocase subunit SecF, whose protein sequence is MKLLKLVPDNTNIDFMRWRNIAIWITMAMAVAGFALTFTRGLNLGIDFVGGQSVQVDFAQGVEIEELRAKVNALEVGDASIQQFGSDTSYRIRLPKPEGDEAAANAVVSTVRDMLVAEYPGADVGSGESVSGNVSEELAMDGTLSLVLGSLGIAIYIWLRFEWQFGVGALATLFHDVGVLLAFFSITQLQVDLNIVAAFLTVIGYTINDTVVIYDRIRENLRKYRKMGIVEQINLSLNETLARTISTSLTLLLAIGALLVLGPKVIFGLTVAIFLGLFVGTYSSIYISAPILVFLGVTSDSFIHDEDSEDKQRRDDGAVV, encoded by the coding sequence ATGAAATTGCTCAAGCTTGTCCCCGACAACACCAACATCGACTTCATGCGCTGGCGCAACATCGCCATCTGGATCACGATGGCGATGGCGGTCGCGGGCTTTGCCCTGACCTTCACGCGCGGCCTCAACCTCGGCATCGACTTCGTCGGGGGGCAGTCGGTCCAGGTCGATTTCGCGCAAGGCGTCGAGATCGAGGAGCTGCGCGCCAAGGTGAATGCGCTCGAGGTCGGCGATGCCTCGATCCAGCAATTCGGGTCGGATACCAGCTATCGCATCCGCCTGCCCAAGCCCGAGGGCGACGAGGCGGCGGCCAATGCAGTGGTGTCGACCGTGCGCGACATGCTCGTCGCCGAATATCCGGGGGCCGACGTGGGGTCGGGCGAATCGGTGTCGGGCAACGTGTCCGAGGAACTGGCGATGGACGGGACATTGAGTCTCGTGCTCGGCTCGCTCGGGATCGCGATCTACATCTGGCTGCGCTTCGAATGGCAGTTCGGGGTGGGGGCGCTGGCGACGCTGTTCCACGACGTGGGCGTGTTGCTCGCCTTCTTCTCGATCACGCAGTTGCAGGTCGACCTCAATATCGTCGCGGCGTTCCTGACGGTGATCGGCTACACGATCAACGACACGGTCGTCATCTATGATCGTATTCGCGAGAATTTGCGCAAATACAGGAAGATGGGGATCGTCGAGCAGATCAACCTGTCATTGAACGAGACGCTGGCGCGGACGATCTCGACCTCCTTGACGCTGCTGCTCGCGATCGGTGCGCTGCTGGTCCTCGGTCCCAAGGTGATCTTCGGGCTGACGGTGGCCATCTTCCTCGGCCTGTTCGTGGGTACCTACAGCTCGATCTACATCTCGGCGCCGATCCTCGTCTTCCTCGGGGTGACGTCGGACAGCTTCATTCATGATGAGGACAGCGAGGACAAGCAACGCAGGGACGACGGCGCAGTCGTCTGA
- a CDS encoding outer membrane protein assembly factor BamD, which produces MSIGPIRAALSAAIIALPLSACASGGGTEAIDTAYVARDVNTLYALGKENADRGNWDRAALIFSEVERQHPYSVWARRAQLMSAFSHYMDGNFPETVSTAQRFLSIHPGNKDAPYAHYLIAMSYYRQIEDISRDQKITSQARASFGELIRRYPNSRYAADARIKVDLVNDQLAGKEMEVGRFYQDNRRWLAASVRFRKVIDDYETTSHTPEALHRLVESYLALGIPAEAQKAAATLGANFPDSKWYERSYRLMQEHSPQG; this is translated from the coding sequence ATGTCCATTGGTCCCATCCGCGCGGCGCTGTCCGCTGCCATCATCGCCCTTCCGCTTTCCGCCTGCGCCTCCGGGGGCGGCACCGAGGCGATCGACACCGCTTATGTCGCGCGCGACGTCAACACGCTCTACGCGCTGGGCAAGGAAAATGCCGATCGCGGCAATTGGGACCGCGCCGCGCTCATTTTCTCCGAGGTCGAGCGCCAGCATCCCTATTCGGTATGGGCCCGCCGCGCGCAGCTGATGAGCGCCTTTTCGCATTATATGGACGGCAATTTTCCCGAGACGGTGTCGACCGCGCAGCGCTTCCTGTCGATCCATCCGGGCAACAAGGATGCGCCTTATGCGCATTACCTCATCGCGATGAGCTATTATCGCCAGATCGAGGATATCAGCCGCGACCAGAAGATCACGAGCCAGGCGCGCGCCTCGTTCGGCGAACTCATCCGCCGCTATCCCAACAGCCGCTATGCCGCCGATGCGCGCATCAAGGTCGACCTCGTCAACGATCAGCTGGCGGGCAAGGAGATGGAGGTCGGGCGCTTCTACCAGGACAATCGTCGCTGGCTCGCCGCCTCGGTGCGTTTCCGCAAGGTCATCGACGATTACGAGACGACGAGCCACACGCCCGAGGCGCTGCACCGGCTGGTCGAAAGCTATCTCGCGCTCGGCATTCCCGCCGAAGCGCAAAAGGCCGCCGCGACGCTGGGCGCCAACTTCCCCGACAGCAAATGGTATGAGCGCAGCTATCGCCTCATGCAGGAACATAGCCCGCAAGGATAA
- a CDS encoding alpha/beta hydrolase: protein MKLELPPRDKIRAPVSPQARRRARRWARRLAVAGETSLYALEKVGVSPIALFDRLSKVREPKDAARLIARGVSYGDHPRQKLDVYLPVRRGTAPLPMLVFFYGGGWVKGERGEFGWVARAMAARGYMVVMPDYRLAPEHRFPAFIEDGALAVKWAVERGPELGGDAGRIAVAGHSAGGHLAGILSLDGRYLQAAAVESGAIKAAALLSAPTNFLPFVDPRAIAALGAHEPAHETQPIHFAHGEAPPMLLQHGTADIIVRARNAQQLARRIRAAGGEAELKLYRGLTHSDPLKAFSPLSEKADIAGDLAQFLKARLG from the coding sequence ATGAAACTGGAATTGCCTCCTCGCGACAAGATCCGCGCGCCGGTGTCGCCGCAGGCGCGGCGGCGCGCGCGGCGCTGGGCGCGGCGGCTCGCGGTGGCGGGCGAGACCTCGCTTTATGCGCTGGAAAAGGTCGGCGTGTCGCCGATCGCGCTGTTCGACCGGCTCAGCAAGGTGCGCGAGCCCAAGGATGCGGCGCGCTTGATCGCGCGCGGCGTTTCCTATGGCGACCATCCGCGCCAGAAGCTCGACGTCTATCTGCCGGTGCGGCGCGGGACGGCGCCGCTGCCGATGCTGGTCTTCTTCTATGGCGGCGGCTGGGTGAAGGGCGAGCGCGGCGAATTCGGCTGGGTCGCACGGGCGATGGCGGCGCGTGGATATATGGTGGTGATGCCCGATTATCGCCTCGCGCCCGAACATCGCTTCCCCGCCTTCATCGAGGATGGCGCGCTCGCCGTGAAATGGGCGGTCGAGCGGGGCCCTGAGCTGGGCGGCGATGCGGGCCGCATCGCGGTCGCGGGGCATAGTGCGGGCGGGCACCTTGCCGGCATCCTCAGCCTCGACGGGCGCTATCTGCAGGCGGCCGCCGTGGAAAGCGGCGCGATCAAGGCGGCGGCGCTCCTGTCGGCGCCGACCAATTTCCTGCCCTTCGTCGATCCGCGCGCGATCGCGGCGCTGGGGGCGCACGAGCCCGCGCACGAAACGCAGCCCATCCACTTCGCGCATGGCGAGGCACCGCCGATGCTGCTCCAGCACGGCACCGCCGACATCATCGTGCGGGCAAGGAACGCGCAGCAGCTGGCGCGGCGTATCCGCGCGGCAGGCGGCGAGGCGGAGTTGAAGCTCTATCGCGGGCTGACCCACTCGGACCCGCTGAAGGCGTTCAGCCCGTTGAGCGAAAAGGCCGACATCGCGGGCGATCTTGCGCAATTCCTGAAGGCGCGCCTAGGCTAG
- the yajC gene encoding preprotein translocase subunit YajC, with product MIHLIAAAAAEPSGAAAFFFQLFPLLLIFIIFYMLLIRPQQKKMREHQAELAAVKKGDRVITGGGLIGKVTKVMDDEVEVDLGGGLKVRSVKSMLASVTDKTAKPAND from the coding sequence ATGATCCACCTTATCGCCGCCGCCGCCGCCGAACCCTCGGGCGCGGCCGCCTTCTTCTTCCAGCTGTTCCCGCTGCTGCTCATTTTCATCATCTTCTACATGCTGCTCATCCGTCCGCAGCAGAAGAAGATGCGCGAGCATCAGGCGGAGCTGGCGGCGGTCAAGAAGGGCGATCGGGTGATCACCGGCGGCGGTCTCATCGGCAAGGTCACCAAGGTGATGGACGATGAAGTCGAGGTCGATCTTGGCGGCGGGCTGAAGGTGCGCAGCGTCAAATCGATGCTCGCCAGCGTCACCGACAAGACCGCCAAGCCGGCCAACGACTAG
- the secD gene encoding protein translocase subunit SecD: protein MLEFARWKVWAIWGIIAAGILMAIPSLLSEEQLESYPDFLPQSRISLGLDLAGGSYLLLEADAEDLAKQRLTAQEDNVQTELRADPRVRIGDVSTADGRLSFMVRDPSQLDEAVERLRAMTQPVGLTGQRDWTVSVEDSTRIILTPTPEGAANALSDAVTVARDVVRRRIDPSGTREVTVRTQGENRVLVQVPGVEDPEALKNLIGRTARLEFKLVDLEANPGELNAGRAPVGSEIAPYPDAPLGLPFVGYSTADGVPQIALKRRIIVSGDQLADANQSFDQDGNPVVSLKFNSQGARRFGRTTQENVQKPFAMLLDGQVLSAPNINEPILGGQAQISGNFTVDSANDLAIALSSGKLPVKLDVVEERTVSADLGKDSIEKGTLAAILGTLAVVVYMLVTYGRFGVYANTALIVNAFLILAAMAMFNATLTLPGIAGFVLTMGAAVDANVLINERIREELRRGRKVYDAIEHGYREASTAIFDANITNTIAAAIMFYFGSGPIRGFAVVLLIGTVTSVWTAVVFTRMLVARWARKARPKTLNI, encoded by the coding sequence ATGCTCGAATTTGCGCGTTGGAAGGTCTGGGCGATCTGGGGCATCATTGCCGCCGGCATCCTCATGGCCATCCCGAGCCTGCTTTCGGAAGAGCAGCTCGAAAGCTATCCCGACTTCCTGCCGCAAAGCCGGATCAGCCTCGGGCTCGACCTTGCGGGCGGTTCCTACCTGCTGCTCGAGGCCGATGCCGAGGATCTCGCCAAGCAGCGGCTGACCGCGCAGGAAGATAATGTCCAGACCGAGCTGCGCGCCGACCCGCGCGTGCGGATCGGCGACGTGTCGACCGCCGATGGGCGCCTGTCCTTCATGGTGCGCGACCCCTCGCAGCTTGATGAAGCGGTCGAGCGGCTGCGTGCGATGACCCAGCCCGTCGGGCTGACCGGCCAGCGCGACTGGACCGTGTCGGTCGAGGATTCGACCCGCATCATCCTGACCCCCACCCCCGAAGGCGCCGCGAACGCCTTGTCGGACGCGGTGACGGTCGCGCGCGACGTCGTGCGCCGCCGTATCGACCCGTCGGGCACGCGCGAGGTGACGGTGCGCACGCAGGGCGAGAACCGCGTCCTCGTGCAGGTGCCGGGCGTCGAGGATCCCGAGGCGCTCAAGAACCTCATCGGGCGCACCGCGCGGCTCGAGTTCAAGCTCGTCGACCTCGAAGCCAATCCGGGCGAACTCAATGCCGGCCGCGCCCCGGTGGGCAGCGAGATCGCGCCCTATCCCGATGCGCCGCTCGGGCTGCCCTTCGTCGGTTATTCGACCGCCGACGGCGTGCCCCAGATCGCGCTGAAGCGCCGCATCATCGTGTCGGGCGACCAGCTCGCCGATGCCAATCAGAGCTTCGACCAGGATGGCAATCCGGTGGTCAGCCTCAAGTTCAACAGCCAGGGCGCGCGCCGCTTCGGGCGGACGACGCAGGAGAATGTGCAAAAGCCGTTCGCCATGCTGCTCGACGGGCAGGTGCTCTCGGCGCCCAACATCAACGAGCCGATCCTCGGCGGGCAGGCGCAGATCAGCGGCAATTTCACCGTCGACAGCGCCAACGATCTCGCCATCGCTTTGTCCTCGGGCAAGTTGCCGGTGAAGCTGGACGTGGTCGAGGAGCGCACGGTGTCGGCGGACCTTGGCAAGGATTCGATCGAGAAGGGCACGCTCGCGGCCATTCTCGGTACGCTGGCGGTCGTCGTCTACATGCTCGTCACCTATGGGCGGTTCGGCGTCTATGCCAACACCGCGCTCATCGTGAACGCCTTCCTGATCCTCGCCGCCATGGCGATGTTCAACGCGACGCTGACGTTGCCGGGCATCGCCGGTTTCGTGCTGACGATGGGCGCGGCGGTCGACGCCAACGTGCTGATCAACGAGCGCATCCGCGAGGAATTGCGGCGCGGGCGCAAGGTCTATGACGCGATCGAACATGGCTACAGGGAAGCCTCGACGGCGATCTTCGATGCCAACATCACCAACACCATCGCGGCGGCGATCATGTTCTACTTCGGCTCGGGGCCCATCCGCGGCTTTGCCGTCGTGCTCCTGATCGGCACCGTCACCTCGGTCTGGACCGCGGTCGTCTTCACCCGGATGCTGGTGGCGCGCTGGGCGCGCAAGGCGCGTCCCAAGACGCTCAACATCTGA
- a CDS encoding dienelactone hydrolase family protein, giving the protein MNKREMSQTHEGTELLHEVYDDGSGVARPGVVILPSFANRGAVEAEYAERLVALGYSVLAADIFGKDMLGLDVGKDEDKQRAFDTMNEKLEDRGAYVKQQQAILDFAKGLDVVDGDQVAVMGFCFGGLCTLDLARSGADFKVAGSFHGLLKIPNFATQKVTPKVAVFHGWDDPMAPPADVVALGQELTEQGACDWQIHAYGGVGHAFTNPQAGKLEIDDVVYDADAASRSWDSFCDLLEATFRK; this is encoded by the coding sequence ATGAACAAGCGCGAGATGAGCCAGACCCATGAGGGCACCGAATTGCTGCACGAGGTCTATGACGATGGCAGCGGCGTTGCGCGGCCCGGGGTGGTCATCCTGCCGAGCTTTGCCAATCGCGGCGCGGTCGAGGCGGAGTATGCCGAGCGGCTCGTCGCGCTCGGCTATTCGGTGCTGGCCGCCGATATCTTCGGCAAGGACATGCTCGGGCTCGATGTCGGCAAGGACGAGGACAAGCAGCGCGCCTTCGACACCATGAACGAGAAGCTCGAGGACCGCGGCGCCTATGTGAAGCAGCAGCAGGCCATCCTCGATTTCGCCAAGGGCCTCGATGTCGTCGATGGCGATCAGGTCGCGGTGATGGGCTTTTGTTTCGGCGGGCTGTGTACGCTCGACCTCGCGCGCTCGGGTGCCGATTTCAAGGTCGCGGGGAGCTTTCACGGGCTTTTGAAAATCCCCAATTTCGCGACGCAGAAGGTCACGCCCAAGGTTGCGGTCTTCCACGGCTGGGACGATCCGATGGCGCCCCCCGCCGACGTCGTCGCGCTGGGGCAGGAATTGACCGAACAGGGTGCTTGCGACTGGCAGATCCATGCCTATGGCGGGGTCGGCCATGCCTTCACCAACCCGCAGGCGGGCAAGCTGGAGATCGACGACGTCGTCTATGACGCCGATGCGGCGAGCCGCAGCTGGGACAGCTTCTGCGACCTGCTCGAGGCCACTTTTCGCAAATGA